The following proteins are encoded in a genomic region of Spirosoma sp. SC4-14:
- a CDS encoding HAMP domain-containing sensor histidine kinase: MTIRNRLAFRFTGLVSAILLLTFVSIYAFCWYFIASDFYRRLDRKANTLGEMLIRHRLDAQLIRQLSNIRKDQLPNQKIIVFDRRDSLIYVTSDAVKLAISPTTISSIRKQKRREFRQGEYYVCGIRFMTASGQYVVIASAENVYGDVFLRQLLWALIGLFILSIGITAFSGWFFAGDALQPMQRIDQILNAIFPQNRNERLPVNPDDDELSRLSVTINRLLDRIAESFRLQRMFVANVSHELKNPLTQISSQLEVSLLNQRDPGAYQQTIRSVLDDVTSLSELTHELLQLSQISQDNTDGLLTDDVRIDELVWDIRDEVNAINSRYEVSVDLGELPDDPEHLTVRGNKTLLCAALKNLIENACKFSFDGHANVHINFSPSTLQVSITNEGPPIPETDLPYIFEPFYRSRQTAEVRGYGVGLSLVERIIRLHGGQITVSSAPSQPTVFRMVLNR, from the coding sequence ATGACCATCCGCAACCGTCTGGCATTTCGTTTCACAGGGTTAGTATCGGCCATTTTGCTACTAACGTTTGTGAGTATTTATGCCTTCTGCTGGTACTTTATTGCGTCTGACTTTTACCGTCGGCTCGATCGAAAAGCCAACACACTGGGCGAAATGCTTATTCGTCATCGGTTAGATGCTCAGTTGATACGTCAGCTCAGCAATATTCGAAAAGACCAGCTCCCCAATCAGAAAATCATTGTTTTCGACCGGCGGGATTCGCTCATTTACGTAACCAGCGACGCCGTAAAACTGGCTATTTCACCCACTACGATTTCCAGCATTCGAAAGCAAAAACGCAGGGAATTCCGGCAGGGCGAATACTACGTATGTGGCATTCGGTTCATGACTGCATCGGGGCAGTATGTGGTGATAGCCAGTGCCGAAAACGTATATGGTGATGTTTTTTTACGCCAACTTCTCTGGGCGCTTATTGGCCTGTTTATCCTCTCGATCGGTATAACGGCTTTTTCGGGTTGGTTCTTTGCGGGCGATGCGCTTCAGCCCATGCAGCGGATCGACCAGATTCTTAACGCCATTTTCCCACAAAACCGCAATGAACGGTTGCCTGTAAACCCCGACGACGATGAACTAAGCCGGCTTTCGGTAACGATCAATCGATTGCTCGACCGCATAGCCGAATCATTTCGCCTTCAGCGGATGTTTGTGGCCAATGTTTCGCATGAACTGAAAAATCCACTCACACAGATTAGCTCGCAACTGGAAGTTAGCCTGCTGAACCAGCGCGACCCTGGTGCCTATCAGCAGACGATCCGTTCCGTTCTCGACGATGTTACGAGTCTCTCAGAACTGACCCATGAACTGCTGCAGCTTTCGCAGATTAGTCAGGACAATACCGATGGATTACTGACCGACGATGTCCGAATTGATGAACTCGTCTGGGATATTCGGGATGAAGTGAATGCAATAAATTCCCGCTATGAGGTGAGTGTCGATTTGGGGGAGCTGCCCGATGACCCTGAACACCTGACGGTTCGGGGAAACAAAACTCTTTTGTGTGCGGCACTGAAAAATTTAATCGAAAATGCCTGTAAGTTTTCGTTCGATGGCCATGCAAATGTGCACATCAATTTTTCGCCCAGCACACTTCAGGTGAGTATAACAAATGAAGGGCCGCCCATTCCGGAAACGGATCTACCCTATATTTTTGAGCCTTTTTACCGAAGCCGGCAAACCGCCGAAGTTCGCGGGTATGGAGTCGGGCTGTCGTTGGTTGAACGAATTATTCGCTTACACGGTGGTCAGATAACGGTTTCGTCGGCTCCCAGCCAACCCACAGTATTTCGGATGGTTTTAAACCGATAA
- a CDS encoding response regulator transcription factor — translation MKLLVVEDEPKTLQAIQQGLEESQFEVDIAYDGLIAKRLALKNNYAAIISDVILPGLNGFELCRQLRAEGLTTPILLLTALGESDDKISGFDAGADQYLTKPFQFTELLARVRSLTKRGTQVSMTAQTLRFGGIEMNLDAKTVSRDGQSIELTAREFALLEFLMRNQGRVLSKPEIAEHVWDLNFDTGTNVVEVYINYLRKKIDKDFPTKLIHTQFGMGYVFKEE, via the coding sequence ATGAAGCTTTTAGTCGTCGAAGATGAACCCAAAACCCTACAAGCAATTCAGCAAGGGCTCGAAGAAAGTCAGTTTGAAGTAGACATTGCCTACGATGGACTGATTGCCAAACGATTAGCACTGAAGAATAACTATGCCGCCATTATTTCCGACGTAATTTTACCCGGTCTGAATGGTTTTGAGCTATGCCGACAACTTCGGGCTGAAGGCTTAACAACACCAATTCTTCTGCTAACTGCGCTGGGCGAATCGGACGACAAAATTTCGGGCTTCGATGCTGGTGCCGACCAGTATTTGACCAAACCTTTCCAGTTTACCGAGCTATTGGCCCGCGTTCGATCGCTTACCAAACGGGGCACCCAGGTTTCCATGACAGCACAAACGCTGCGTTTTGGCGGCATTGAAATGAATCTGGATGCTAAAACTGTCAGCCGCGATGGTCAATCGATAGAGCTGACCGCCCGTGAATTTGCGCTGCTCGAATTCCTGATGCGGAATCAGGGGCGCGTATTATCGAAACCCGAAATTGCCGAACACGTTTGGGACCTTAACTTCGATACGGGCACCAATGTAGTGGAAGTATATATCAATTACCTGCGCAAAAAAATAGACAAGGATTTCCCAACCAAACTCATTCATACTCAGTTTGGTATGGGGTATGTATTTAAGGAGGAATAG
- a CDS encoding bifunctional alpha,alpha-trehalose-phosphate synthase (UDP-forming)/trehalose-phosphatase gives MNNLNGTFTRLIIVAYRLPFSIKKTKDEVSLFQNSGGLVSAVLSLAERMGQTGDEHAPKIHWIGHCDNSLKTIEQSAFENEHFVAHPVFVDDDIHQAFYEGFCNEIIWPLFHYFPSFASFQESYFDAYQQVNTRFLEELTSIIEPGDLVWIHDFQLMLLPEMLRKAVPDATIGYFFHIPFPTYEIIKLLPRTWRQALVGGILGSDVIGFHTADYTQHFFQNVAEVLALPIIEQRIVLADRSVYVGDFPISIDFTKFDEGSQAEAVLKTRRQHKQLLRQNKIIFSVDRLDYSKGITYRLQGYERFLTQNPDWHDRVTFVMTVVPSRDRISHYQEIKREIEETVGRINGLFGTIGWRPVVYSYLSLTFTELLSLYTGCDIALITPIRDGMNLVCKEFVASRRDNQGVLILSELAGAAQELPDALIINPTDTQEVATAIKDALDMPVQEQKRRMKKMRQHIQNHNVFRWSHNFLGAFSQTQTTEMATNLPVPEFSEAYQKAQHRLLLFDFDGTLAPIVNDPAKAQLSNNIRPMLDRLAQKNDLVIISGRNRAFLEKAMEALPVTLVAEHGAFIKKPEQDWQQLDLTDSDWVEPIRATMSDYTALFPESFIEQKETAIAWHFRMVQADDVEGKAIELATMLRNIPTATKLTVIQGNKVIEVKPELHSKGTIAQKLFEQDNYDFIVSIGDDTTDEDMFRQLPNWAYTLKVGPGISFARYQLARQRDVEMLLELIDQS, from the coding sequence ATGAACAACCTCAATGGAACATTTACACGATTAATTATAGTAGCCTATCGCCTACCTTTCAGCATAAAAAAAACCAAAGATGAAGTCAGCCTTTTTCAAAATTCGGGCGGACTGGTTTCGGCAGTTCTGTCGCTCGCTGAGCGAATGGGGCAAACCGGAGACGAGCATGCGCCTAAAATTCACTGGATCGGGCACTGCGACAATAGCCTGAAAACAATTGAGCAATCGGCTTTTGAGAACGAACACTTTGTTGCCCATCCGGTATTTGTCGACGACGATATACATCAGGCATTTTACGAAGGGTTCTGTAATGAAATAATCTGGCCGCTTTTTCATTATTTCCCTTCCTTTGCTTCGTTTCAGGAAAGTTATTTCGATGCTTATCAACAAGTAAACACCCGTTTTCTGGAGGAATTAACATCAATTATCGAACCGGGCGATCTGGTCTGGATTCATGATTTTCAATTGATGTTATTGCCCGAAATGTTGCGCAAAGCCGTACCCGACGCCACTATCGGCTATTTCTTTCACATTCCGTTTCCAACCTATGAAATCATTAAGCTTCTGCCCCGAACCTGGCGACAGGCACTTGTTGGGGGCATTTTAGGCTCCGATGTCATTGGTTTTCATACGGCCGACTATACCCAGCATTTTTTTCAGAATGTAGCCGAAGTGCTGGCATTGCCCATAATCGAACAGCGTATAGTGCTTGCCGACCGATCGGTCTACGTTGGCGATTTTCCTATCAGTATCGATTTTACAAAATTTGATGAGGGAAGCCAGGCCGAAGCTGTCCTAAAAACCCGCAGGCAACACAAACAACTGCTGCGTCAGAATAAAATCATCTTTTCGGTCGATCGTCTCGATTACTCTAAAGGCATCACCTATCGTTTACAGGGCTATGAGCGGTTTCTGACCCAGAATCCCGACTGGCACGACCGCGTAACGTTTGTTATGACGGTGGTCCCCTCGCGGGATCGAATCAGCCATTATCAGGAAATCAAGCGGGAAATTGAAGAAACGGTTGGTCGTATCAATGGCCTATTCGGTACAATTGGGTGGCGTCCGGTCGTTTATTCTTACCTCTCGCTGACATTTACGGAGTTGTTGTCTCTCTATACCGGCTGCGATATAGCCCTCATTACCCCCATCCGCGACGGCATGAATCTGGTGTGCAAAGAGTTTGTTGCCAGTCGGCGCGATAATCAGGGCGTGCTCATTCTGAGCGAACTGGCCGGGGCTGCTCAGGAACTCCCCGATGCGCTGATTATTAACCCAACCGACACGCAGGAGGTAGCAACGGCGATTAAGGATGCGCTCGACATGCCGGTTCAGGAACAAAAGCGACGAATGAAAAAAATGCGTCAACATATTCAAAACCACAATGTTTTTCGATGGAGCCACAATTTTCTGGGGGCTTTTTCACAAACACAAACCACCGAAATGGCTACAAACTTACCGGTTCCCGAATTCAGTGAAGCCTACCAGAAAGCCCAACACCGGCTGCTCCTTTTTGATTTTGATGGAACCCTGGCTCCCATTGTCAATGATCCGGCCAAAGCACAGCTTTCCAACAACATCCGGCCCATGCTAGACCGGTTAGCTCAAAAAAACGATCTGGTAATTATCAGCGGACGAAACCGGGCTTTTCTGGAAAAAGCAATGGAAGCACTTCCTGTTACGCTGGTTGCCGAGCATGGGGCGTTTATCAAAAAACCAGAGCAGGACTGGCAACAACTCGACCTGACAGACTCCGACTGGGTTGAGCCGATACGAGCCACAATGAGCGACTATACAGCTCTATTTCCGGAATCGTTTATTGAACAAAAAGAAACGGCCATTGCCTGGCACTTTCGAATGGTGCAGGCCGACGACGTGGAAGGAAAAGCCATAGAACTGGCTACTATGCTCCGAAATATTCCGACAGCAACCAAGCTGACAGTTATTCAGGGCAACAAAGTAATTGAAGTTAAACCAGAGTTACACAGCAAAGGAACAATAGCGCAAAAGCTTTTTGAACAGGATAACTACGATTTCATTGTCAGTATCGGCGACGATACAACCGACGAAGATATGTTTCGACAGTTACCAAATTGGGCCTACACGCTGAAAGTTGGTCCCGGAATTTCCTTCGCACGGTATCAACTGGCACGACAGCGCGACGTAGAGATGCTGCTGGAGCTGATCGACCAGAGCTAA
- a CDS encoding (4Fe-4S)-binding protein yields MSETPDITKTYSNGEITVVWKPSVCIHSKLCWTQLSDVFDPRKKPWVNINGAGSERIMEQVDRCPSKALSYFRNEDAVQPDDIQAESLVEPLPNGPLLVYGNLRIKDAEGHETQKNKVTAFCRCGGSHNKPYCDGTHLKIGFVG; encoded by the coding sequence ATGAGCGAAACGCCTGACATTACAAAAACCTATTCGAATGGTGAAATCACGGTTGTCTGGAAACCCAGTGTCTGTATCCATTCTAAACTTTGCTGGACTCAGCTTAGCGACGTATTCGATCCTCGCAAGAAGCCCTGGGTCAACATCAACGGTGCTGGCTCAGAGCGAATTATGGAACAGGTAGACCGTTGCCCGTCTAAAGCCCTAAGTTATTTTAGAAACGAAGACGCCGTGCAGCCCGACGATATACAAGCCGAGAGTCTGGTTGAGCCGCTGCCCAACGGCCCCTTATTGGTTTATGGCAACTTACGGATAAAAGACGCCGAAGGCCACGAAACTCAAAAAAATAAAGTAACCGCTTTTTGTCGGTGTGGTGGTAGCCACAACAAACCTTATTGCGACGGCACCCACTTAAAAATAGGGTTTGTGGGCTAA
- a CDS encoding OsmC family protein, with translation MASVTARIERTPYETHLSTASQVIVVDEPLDMGGQDRGMRPGELLASSLASCTVITLRMYADRKGWPLDSAVAHVEYTHDTQQKRSQFTMKLILNGDLTAEQRLRLLEIADRCPVHRVLENPVDFDTTLVDAPHYHESSSTDSKHLNENPSLLP, from the coding sequence ATGGCTTCTGTAACGGCACGCATTGAACGAACTCCCTATGAAACTCACCTTTCAACAGCCTCGCAGGTTATTGTTGTCGATGAACCGCTCGACATGGGTGGGCAAGATCGGGGAATGCGTCCAGGAGAGTTACTGGCAAGTTCATTAGCTTCCTGCACAGTCATTACGCTACGGATGTATGCCGACCGAAAAGGCTGGCCTCTCGACTCAGCCGTGGCCCATGTAGAATACACCCACGACACGCAGCAAAAAAGGTCGCAGTTTACGATGAAGCTTATCCTCAATGGCGACTTAACCGCCGAACAGCGGTTGCGGCTTCTCGAAATTGCAGACCGCTGCCCGGTGCATCGTGTTCTGGAAAATCCTGTCGATTTTGATACAACTCTGGTTGATGCCCCACATTACCACGAATCATCGTCTACGGATAGCAAGCATCTGAACGAAAACCCGTCTCTATTACCATGA
- the pyrE gene encoding orotate phosphoribosyltransferase — protein sequence MNSLSTQQAVARHLLTVQAVRLQPNAPFTWSSGWKSPIYCDNRVTLAYPEVRSFIKNALADRIRQAFPLADVIAGVATAGIPQGVLVADVLNLPYCYVRPEPKAHGMGKQIEGRLEAGQRVVVIEDLISTGGSSLKVVDALRGAGAIVLGMAAIFTYGFPVATQNFANKNVSLECLSNYDVLLAEAQQLNYISAEAMGSLAAWREKPAEWGHEPN from the coding sequence GTGAACTCACTATCGACTCAACAAGCCGTTGCCCGGCACCTTCTGACCGTTCAGGCCGTTCGTTTGCAACCCAATGCCCCCTTCACCTGGAGTTCGGGCTGGAAATCACCTATTTATTGCGACAATCGGGTTACCTTAGCTTATCCTGAAGTACGCTCATTTATTAAAAATGCGCTGGCCGACCGGATTCGGCAGGCTTTTCCGCTGGCCGACGTGATTGCGGGTGTTGCCACCGCCGGTATTCCTCAGGGCGTACTCGTTGCGGATGTGCTAAACCTACCCTATTGCTATGTTCGGCCCGAACCAAAGGCCCATGGCATGGGCAAACAGATTGAAGGACGACTGGAAGCGGGTCAGCGGGTAGTTGTCATTGAAGACTTAATTTCAACGGGCGGTAGCTCGCTGAAAGTAGTGGATGCGCTTCGGGGAGCAGGGGCCATTGTGCTGGGTATGGCAGCTATTTTTACGTATGGTTTCCCGGTTGCGACTCAAAATTTCGCCAACAAAAATGTTTCGCTGGAATGCCTGAGCAACTACGACGTGTTGCTGGCCGAAGCGCAGCAACTCAATTATATTTCGGCCGAAGCGATGGGTTCGCTGGCGGCCTGGCGCGAAAAGCCAGCCGAATGGGGTCACGAGCCCAACTGA
- a CDS encoding PAS domain-containing protein: MKVDLSNQLPNPLLESVFQNSLNGIVLCQAIRNTQNEIVDFRIVRCNERAAAMSGLSQEQMLSRTMLELDLHGSCSGIFYQYKEVVETGLPAHVEHYLKPADRWMTQSLACYDDSVLASWTDITDQKRIELERQQETELLQAILDNTQTGIAVMQSVRDDYGKVVDFRFTHINTNAERITKRPKADVIGLLYSETWPGAQTNGVLDWHIQVAETNEPARINSVNLPVDGYNGWYTIWIRPLGDGVIATFVDITALKRAELANQQQAELLRSVLDCSSSAIIAFSAIREEKSGKVIDFRYVAQNEANRQNPGRTDEQVIGHTMLEHFPHVIQTGLFDRYIQVLETGVPARFEQEYNHDLMTGWYEISVVKWDDGIVLTLVNITEKKKHQQQLELANRELQQANDNLRQFAYVASHDLQEPLRKIMAFGDILRDQFTAQLNDYGKDIITRMQSAAVRMSALIKDVSAYSKISTHRVPFQPVLLEEVLSDIQAELVPEMEKAGAKLLIESLPIVLGDFVQLRQLFSNLLINSLKFRPTDRPVRIQIKSQTVAGAEGPDELKPARFYHKIAVIDNGIGFEEKYSEQIFQVFQRLHNRQQYEGTGVGLAICRRVAENHHGAITATGRLGQGAIFTVYLPV; encoded by the coding sequence ATGAAAGTTGATTTATCCAACCAGCTCCCTAATCCGTTGCTGGAGAGTGTTTTTCAAAACTCTCTCAATGGAATAGTATTATGTCAGGCTATTCGGAATACACAGAACGAAATAGTCGATTTTCGAATCGTTCGCTGTAACGAACGCGCTGCTGCCATGAGTGGACTAAGCCAGGAGCAGATGCTGTCCCGCACCATGCTCGAACTCGATTTGCATGGCAGTTGCAGCGGTATTTTCTACCAGTATAAAGAAGTTGTTGAAACCGGACTGCCAGCCCATGTTGAGCATTATCTGAAACCGGCCGATCGATGGATGACGCAGTCATTGGCCTGCTACGACGACAGTGTGCTGGCATCCTGGACCGACATAACTGATCAAAAACGAATCGAACTGGAACGGCAGCAGGAAACCGAGCTGCTACAGGCTATTCTGGATAATACGCAGACCGGAATCGCCGTAATGCAATCGGTGCGGGATGACTATGGGAAAGTTGTCGATTTCCGGTTTACGCACATCAATACAAACGCCGAACGGATTACTAAACGGCCTAAAGCTGATGTGATTGGGTTGCTTTATTCCGAGACCTGGCCTGGGGCCCAAACCAATGGCGTGCTCGACTGGCATATTCAGGTTGCCGAAACAAATGAGCCTGCCCGAATCAATAGCGTCAATTTACCCGTCGATGGCTATAATGGCTGGTACACTATTTGGATACGACCATTGGGCGATGGAGTCATTGCTACGTTTGTTGACATAACGGCTCTGAAACGTGCCGAATTGGCCAATCAGCAACAGGCCGAGCTACTTCGTTCGGTACTGGACTGTTCGTCGAGCGCAATTATTGCTTTTAGTGCGATTCGGGAAGAGAAATCGGGTAAGGTTATTGATTTTCGGTATGTAGCCCAGAATGAGGCCAACCGGCAAAATCCGGGCCGAACAGATGAGCAAGTGATTGGGCATACGATGCTTGAACATTTTCCGCACGTAATTCAAACCGGCTTATTCGATCGTTATATTCAGGTTTTGGAAACGGGAGTGCCTGCGCGCTTCGAGCAGGAGTATAATCACGATCTGATGACGGGCTGGTATGAGATTTCAGTTGTTAAATGGGATGATGGTATTGTGCTTACTCTGGTCAATATTACCGAGAAAAAGAAACATCAGCAGCAACTGGAACTGGCAAACCGGGAACTTCAACAGGCCAATGATAACCTGCGTCAGTTTGCCTATGTGGCCAGCCACGATTTGCAGGAACCGTTACGGAAAATTATGGCATTTGGCGATATACTGCGCGATCAGTTTACTGCCCAACTCAATGATTACGGAAAAGATATCATTACCCGAATGCAGTCGGCCGCCGTACGCATGTCGGCGCTTATTAAAGATGTGTCGGCCTATTCTAAAATCAGTACCCATCGGGTTCCCTTTCAGCCCGTGCTGCTGGAAGAGGTGCTGAGCGATATTCAAGCCGAATTAGTACCCGAAATGGAGAAGGCCGGTGCCAAATTGCTGATTGAATCTTTACCGATCGTTCTGGGAGATTTTGTGCAATTGCGCCAACTATTTAGCAATTTACTGATCAACTCCCTAAAATTCAGACCAACCGATCGGCCGGTCCGAATTCAGATAAAAAGCCAAACGGTTGCTGGTGCAGAAGGCCCCGACGAATTAAAGCCAGCCAGGTTCTACCACAAGATTGCTGTAATTGACAACGGAATCGGATTTGAAGAAAAGTATTCAGAACAGATTTTTCAGGTGTTTCAGCGACTTCATAACCGCCAACAGTATGAAGGAACGGGCGTTGGGCTGGCTATTTGTCGGCGGGTAGCCGAAAATCATCATGGCGCCATCACCGCAACCGGCCGTTTGGGACAAGGAGCCATCTTTACCGTTTATTTGCCCGTATGA